From the Robbsia betulipollinis genome, the window AAGCGCAACGGTATCGATCAACACAACAGGAGAAGCGGGTGGGCAAACAGTCAATTGAAGATGCGATCCGGGTACGGGCGTATCACCTGTGGGAGGACGATGGCCGCCCCGCGGGTCGAGCCGATGAATATTGGGAAAAAGCCCGGACACTCGTCGAAGCGGCGCAGACCGCCGGATCCGCCGAACCGGCGCAGGGTGCCGATGCGCCGCTGAAGGGTGCCGGCAGGAAGAAGCACGCCGCGATCGCAAGCGATGCTGCCGCCGCGGTGGGAAAGCCGTCGCCGGCCGCACCGTCGCCGGCCGCAGCCAAGCGCGCTGCGCCGAAGCGTGCGGCAGTGTCTGCCGCGCCGGTCGAGGAGGCGGCTGGCGGGAAGGCG encodes:
- a CDS encoding DUF2934 domain-containing protein, producing MGKQSIEDAIRVRAYHLWEDDGRPAGRADEYWEKARTLVEAAQTAGSAEPAQGADAPLKGAGRKKHAAIASDAAAAVGKPSPAAPSPAAAKRAAPKRAAVSAAPVEEAAGGKAAPATKPAVKAPVKTVAKTAAKSASSEAAKPARKTATATAAKKTKTA